ctcacacacacacacacacacacatattcaaacacactcaactcaaagtacatgcacatatactttttcttttttttacacattcatcacacaattagttctacttagttaattttatttctaaattttatttaaaatttgtataagcaggataatctatgatcaggtaaaataaaaaatgaacaaagtaaaaaaaattgtgtgatgaacgtgtaaaaaaaaaaaaaaagaaatagtatatgcatgtactttgagtgaggtgtgtttgaatatgtatatgtgcatgtgtgtctaCAAGAGTTTGGTAgaaggtagaaacgtgaatacagaatgtcgtaactttagagacggtccctaaatttgcgaatatcataATCAAACGTTTAGCGTCAAAtcaactttatgccagtatctgctttcttggagcctatatagtctaacctacatcacaaatgaggtgcgagtttggtcttttatatcactgtacgagtccattaagctgtgttaagagtttatatgtcctgatggcagctatgacggatgagggaagccctagtattacaacacagcgctGCGATACaaagttaaggaaactaaacaacagagagaaatatatgtctatctcagatttaacgtttgatctatacaccagcatcgggcaataacgttatcttgttcactgtagagaaagctgtagctacacagggaaagtaagcgtaaagacactgaattaaacataaatgcagcttttgtgtctttatcagcttttctgcatttatactggccctgataatcatcacacattcacttaccgcttgctctaattctgtaaatccgtttttatgaatgaatgacttactAGCGTTGCTTTGGTCTTcctaaacagccgctagcggcacctgctggtgaagaagactaacagcagatagagatgatgcatcggcactctactgctcttcctgcagttcccggatgtgaaatgttgaattttctgccgaatttgagccactgaatttgtggaagcgaatttgtaaagtgaaataaaatggactaaaaattgctagtcgaattttataggttgtatttttaaacagaataaatATCTTGGAAGTGAAATTTGAAATctgaatatgaattatttaatttttaataatgaaaatgtgtgtgaaatatttttaattgaaatattcacagcttaaatatacgactGTGTTGAATTTCatcccataaaaatgcaagccttaaaaatacagtgcatctaaatgcaagtacagctaatgtaatgcatattttttttcagttagagcaattcaacaagctttttatttcaaaaacatttggcattaatttacttccatactttactgtcacttttgatcgatttaatgcatccttgctgaataaaagttttaatttcttttcaaaaaaataagaataaaaattcttactgaccccaaacttttgaacggtagtgtataatgctacagaagctttgtatttcagataaatgctgttcttttgaactttctattcattaaggaatcctgaaaaaaaaaaaaaaagcacacaactgttttcaacattaataataatcataaatgtttcataatcagcatattagaatgatttctgaaggatcatgtgacactgaagactggagtaatgatgctgaaaattcagctttgccatcacaggaataaattactttgtaaaatatattcaaacagaaagcagttattttaaattgtaataatatttcacaatattactgtttttactgtatttttaattaaataaatgcagccttggtgagcagatgaaaaataaaacattaaaaatcttacagtttccaaactataactataactatatatatatatatatatatatatatatatatatatatatatatatatatatatatataatacacatacacacacacacacacacacaccccttgGACTGCAACTGCTATTGCTGTATTGCATCTAAATTTACATTACAAGTTGCTCTTGTGCTCAGGGAGAAATGCTGACCCCTGCTGGATACTCACACCTCTCACACCATATTCATCAGCATATAATATGCATTCATACAGTAAATGACactatttttcttttcattaatAGTACTGAGTAAGGTAAGCATCACTGCAACTATTTCATACTTAGCTTTGAACAAACAAAAGACATCTAATGGACCAAAGCATGATTAAGACTTGATAATGGTCTCGTTTGACTTGGGCCAGTGAGCAACCATTCAGAACTTCATAACAACATACTTAAACACTTAAATCACCTACATATGGATAATAATGTGCTAACAGGTTCAAAACAATTTTTAGGAATGTGGTTAAAAATAGTTACTTTAGCATTAAAACATTAGCATTATGCATTAAAACATTAGCATTATGGTGGCAGCTTTTGCATGGATaagcaccactcacattttccATACAAATTGTAAAAATCTAGTTAATGTTTAGCTTTAGAGGTGAAATATAATGTTTAGAGTTATAAAGACTTAATTTTGTGGTGGGGTTGGGAAATCTACCTCTCCTGAAACTTTGGTCTGTATATGCTAGGTTTCAAACAGAAAATTCAGTCAGAATTTCACAAACGTATGTGGAGAAACTGTGGGAATAAATGGGTTAATTAGAGTTAAGTATACCAAGTTGCTTTAACAAACTTAAACGCCCTGAGAACTGTTTACTATGTCGTCTTTAAACCTTGTCAAACTGTTGACTTAAGCGCAGCTGACTGTCCTGATATCACACTCATCCATGAGGACTTAAGGACTGAGGACACACTTTTGCAGCTCTTTTATTGTTCAAGATCAGGTGAGAGTTGAATGTTGTATTATGTTATGTTGACCATATTCATCTGTGAAAACTATTTGTCAAATTCATTCATTAGGCCTGTATATATCATTAGCAGTAGCAGTAGGTACAAAGTGTAGCTAAAGTAAGCTATAttatcaaatgtattttttgtttcaGGGTAAAATTGAAGATGGAAGAAAAACTTCCAAATGAAAAAGTTAAATATTTGCTTGCTCCATGGAGGTTTTCCTTCAGGGCACCTGGATTTGAAAATAGACTAGTGGCAGCTCTACAACTGTTTGAGCGTTTCCCTTTAGATATAGCTGTGACCGGAGGAACCCAGGAGGCTAACGCTCATTTGGCTTCTGCAATCTGTGGGCCGGATGAGGAAATTGAAGAGGAGGAATGGGAaactgatgatgaagatgatgaggaAGGAGAAACAGATGAGGACGAAGCAGAAGACTGGGAAGAAAGTGAAAGTGTAGATGAGGAACATAGTATAAAGTCTAAGTTAAATACTAACCACCAGAGCAGCAGGAGGAAACATGTACGGATATCGGATCATACAGAATTTATAGGGAGTGGCAATCCTGATTTCGACTCTGTGATTTTACACCGTCAAATCCCAAATGTTCGTGTATGGACCGTGCAGGGCCACCCGTCTTCAAACTCCATTATTAAGCAGACCAACCAGCAGTATGACTCCACATGCTACGATGTTCTGGTGGTTCTCACTACAAAACAACACAAGGAGGACCACATGTGGCTCAAAATGGAACTGCATGACAGAGGTCAGTCTTTTTTTCTGGTTCAAGCTGAGCGGGACTGGGATGTGGTAGAGGAGAAGCCTACAGGGCCATGCATGACCTGCGCCTGGGAACGAATGAGAGCTCGCACACTGGAGTTGCAGAAGAGAAGTAAAGAAGCATTTGGAGAGATGGCTGATTCAACAGATAGTCCTTCTGacacctctcaagatccagagtTAGTGAAGATGAAGGATATTGCCAAGGTGCTTGCTGAAGCCCTGCCTGAGCTTCATAAGAAAGCTTTTAGTCAGTTTTTAGTGGCGATTACAAAGGAACTTCGGGTTCCTAAATTACTGACTGATGACACACAGTAAGTCAACTTTGAAATGTTTGATATTGTCATGTGACACAAATAGATTTCCATTTAAAATTCACTGATCCATTGCTGGTTACACATGTCCTGAGTTCTGGGGTCAATATGTTTTGTTGGTCCTGGAACAAAAATCCTGTCAACAAAATAAATTCTAATTCAAACCTATCCATAACCCAACCCTTAAACTAGGGGTAGAAGATAGGATAAGAATGGTGACATTAACTCTAACATTAGCCCTAAACCTAACTATAAAATCTAATTGGTTGTCTAGAATGTTATTTTAGAGACAATGATGTTTTGTTGGTCCTGGAATAACAATCCTGTCaaaacataaatgacagctCCCTAAATTATAACTCCATAAAGCCCTACCAGTAATCCAAACCAAACAATCCAAACAATAACTTAATCCAGGGGTTTCCAGTTCTGCTCCTGAAAGGCAGATGTACTACCTGCTTCAGTACACCTTCCTGAAAGTTTCTAGAGGTCCTGGtgccattttaaaataattactatGAAACCTCAATGcatgttcaggtgtgtttagtTACtgctggagctaaactttgcaggacagtggcgctccaggagcaggactggACATTCCTCCTCATGCTTAAATTAGAAGGAAAAGATAGTGGTGTACAAGCCCCTAACCCAGGgatgggcaaactcggtcctggagggccactgtcctgcagagtttagctccaagcctaatcaaacacacctgaaccagctaatcaatgccttcaggattactagaaggctacaggcaggtgagttttatcagggtttgagctaaactctgcagagcAGTGGCCATCCAGGACAAAGTTTGCCCATCCCTGCCCTAACCCTAATGTTAGCCATAAACCTAACtctaaaatctgattggttgttagGAATGTTGTTCTAGGACTAACAAAGAAAAAGGTCTCCAATGCggaacctgatttcaccaagtgcaacatgtttcatatttgttgatcctggaacaacattctaatcatccaatcagatttgagggacaagtttacagtttgtcaagtttaggcttacaaccggagttaggtgcttctacaccagtgttattcatctatcatttccctctgattttagggataacttatgggtttTCGGACAGGACTGTTGTTCCAgggtcaacaaaatatgttgacccaggaatgcATCTAACTCTGTAAAATCAGCACATGTGTCTCCAACATGGGCTGCTGGTGTGCTTGTGTCCTTACTAggcaggggtgcgtttcccgaaagcatcgttggtgaaccgtggtcgtaagtcccattgaactctactGGTAACGACCAAactgcgaccatagttcgcttcggGAAACGCGCCCCAGATTAACTTGTTTAACTAGCTAATCACCTCACTCAACCAGCTTCATTAGGAAATCTGTTGGTCCACTAGCTTAGTTTTGTTGTAAACAAGCACTAACTGCCATAAAACAGCCTGAACTAGCACGAAAATTCATTGTTCATGAAT
The sequence above is drawn from the Megalobrama amblycephala isolate DHTTF-2021 linkage group LG13, ASM1881202v1, whole genome shotgun sequence genome and encodes:
- the zmp:0000000951 gene encoding uncharacterized protein zmp:0000000951 yields the protein MEEKLPNEKVKYLLAPWRFSFRAPGFENRLVAALQLFERFPLDIAVTGGTQEANAHLASAICGPDEEIEEEEWETDDEDDEEGETDEDEAEDWEESESVDEEHSIKSKLNTNHQSSRRKHVRISDHTEFIGSGNPDFDSVILHRQIPNVRVWTVQGHPSSNSIIKQTNQQYDSTCYDVLVVLTTKQHKEDHMWLKMELHDRGQSFFLVQAERDWDVVEEKPTGPCMTCAWERMRARTLELQKRSKEAFGEMADSTDSPSDTSQDPELVKMKDIAKVLAEALPELHKKAFSQFLVAITKELRVPKLLTDDTQFVVSTALKSRKINKDDLDQISKLSQPRDLTDNPSKLQAILAALDHFRLDIGVLGETGCGSSSLVNALLGLKNGDERAASTGVIEITKEAMEYPYPESPNVRLWDLPGLGKISNLDSLSSASSSSEAQCVASVLTLCDVYILVSPLRLRLGALQLLQQASSLGKECYLVVSMADLIDEKSVAEVRQWTEGVLGKLGLQKSLFLVSAHHPETLDLPKLKETLNLAFPSHKKVALARYVSKQLDGDVFWKRSDSCKSM